The Leguminivora glycinivorella isolate SPB_JAAS2020 chromosome 17, LegGlyc_1.1, whole genome shotgun sequence genome has a window encoding:
- the LOC125235198 gene encoding uncharacterized protein LOC125235198 isoform X3, with product MFKSHLEMIGRNETASKKARFWQSFVRSLKGSEDIRAEERYRPTRRSVFPELTYPYTKSIYDDPVAAAERITVPGYRYLPVHRDVYGYSPRPIYAHNYPRSLDRYRPVYHVPRRIRRGVDPFDAHKAWQDHLDRLAAIDRLYPSRYGLYLKDRAYPITDLSAPVVDHLQPKSLKGIEYEPDNKPHWGSGAPLYTAGGMRRRPWADIFNPSPSLPIQAITRDPFWYDWPELKPLARWDRSPSYIRDSYLSPVKRTFLWDKHPIRPLDLMVADALTVGDLSSTMPFMHSL from the exons ATGTTTAAAAGTCATTTAGAAATGATTGGCAGAAATGAGACGGCATCGAAGAAAGCCAGATTTTGGCAATCCTTCGTCCGATCTCTTAAAG GATCGGAAGACATCAGAGCCGAGGAGAGATACAGGCCCACGCGCCGCAGCGTGTTCCCCGAGCTGACCTACCCCTACACCAAGTCCATCTACGACGACCCCGTGGCGGCCGCCGAGCGCATCACCGTGCCCGGCTACCGCTACCTGCCGGTCCATCGCGACGTGTACGGGTACTCGCCGCGCCCCATCTATGCGCACAACTACCCTCGCTCGCTCGACCGGTACAGGCCAG TGTACCATGTGCCGAGGCGCATCCGACGAGGCGTCGACCCCTTCGACGCTCACAAGGCGTGGCAGGACCATCTTGACCGCCTGGCCGCGATCGACCGCCTGTACCCCTCCCGCTACGGTCTCTACCTCAAGGACCGGGCATACCCCATCACCGACCTGAGCGCCCCCGTCGTCGACCACCTGCAGCCCAAGAGTCTGAAAGGAATCGAATATGAACCCGACAACAAGCCCCACTGGGGATCAg GTGCGCCGCTGTACACCGCCGGTGGAATGCGCCGCCGGCCGTGGGCGGACATTTTCAACCCGAGCCCTTCCCTGCCGATCCAAGCGATCACGAGGGACCCCTTCTGGTACGACTGGCCGGAGCTGAAGCCGCTCGCGCGGTGGGACCGCAGCCCGTCTTACATCCGGGACTCGTATCTGTCGCCGGTGAAGCGCACCTTCCTCTGGGACAAGCACCCCATCAGGCCGCTAG ATTTAATGGTCGCTGACGCACTCACCGTGGGTGACCTCAGCAGCACTATGCCCTTCATGCATAGTCTATAA
- the LOC125235245 gene encoding uncharacterized protein LOC125235245, whose protein sequence is MEEEQVNESMNRSEVKFDNLVILKEFSKIVNRVSDEEFLETVPKAKMKRVKWVPMFKYLKQGIQDEMIQEMNAMWDSENLPEKMEILQKQQAKYAHLDSNTTLWRPQLGDVKSQLKAHDVANLQKQKEVLEGLAKEYEARVSRLKKVLSAKRGYIKALKMDVAKYQKKNESTVSKITERLENHEQRIKIIIPTKPDLEINWADVGHDEEIENA, encoded by the exons ATGGAAGAGGAGCAAGTTAATGAATCAATGAACAGATCTGAAGTAAAGTTTGATAATCTTGTAATTCTAAAGGAATTCAGTAAAATTGTAAATCGTGTAAG CGATGAGGAGTTTCTTGAAACGGTGCCTAAAGCAAAAATGAAGAGAGTTAAATGGGTGCCAATGTTCAAATACTTGAAACAAGGAATTCAAGACGAAATGATACAGGAAATGAATGCAATGTGGGACTCAGAAAATTTACCAGAAAAGATGGAAATCTTACAGAAACAGCAAGCGAAATATGCTCACTTAGACTCAAACACAACATTATG GAGGCCTCAGCTGGGTGATGTCAAAAGCCAATTGAAAGCTCATGATGTTGCAAACTTACAGAAACAAAAAGAAGTGCTGGAAGGCCTGGCAAAAGAGTATGAAGCCAGAGTCAGCAGGTTAAAAAAGGTTCTATCCGCCAAGCGAGGATATATCAAAGCATTGAAAATGGATGTTGCCAAATATCAGAAGAAAAATGAAAGCACTGTTTCTAAAATCACTGAAAGACTTGAAAACCATGAGCAGCGAATTAAGATAATTATACCCACTAAGCCAGATCTTGAGATAAACTGGGCAGATGTGGGACATGATGAGGAAATTGAAAATGCatga
- the LOC125235198 gene encoding uncharacterized protein LOC125235198 isoform X2, producing the protein MFKSHLEMIGRNETASKKARFWQSFVRSLKGSEDIRAEERYRPTRRSVFPELTYPYTKSIYDDPVAAAERITVPGYRYLPVHRDVYGYSPRPIYAHNYPRSLDRYRPVYHVPRRIRRGVDPFDAHKAWQDHLDRLAAIDRLYPSRYGLYLKDRAYPITDLSAPVVDHLQPKSLKGIEYEPDNKPHWGSGASPERISDAFKKDPFFADAEKWGDFDRSLRGMSPTPVKPRISPPRDCEVAYDADGAPLYTAGGMRRRPWADIFNPSPSLPIQAITRDPFWYDWPELKPLARWDRSPSYIRDSYLSPVKRTFLWDKHPIRPLAAAY; encoded by the exons ATGTTTAAAAGTCATTTAGAAATGATTGGCAGAAATGAGACGGCATCGAAGAAAGCCAGATTTTGGCAATCCTTCGTCCGATCTCTTAAAG GATCGGAAGACATCAGAGCCGAGGAGAGATACAGGCCCACGCGCCGCAGCGTGTTCCCCGAGCTGACCTACCCCTACACCAAGTCCATCTACGACGACCCCGTGGCGGCCGCCGAGCGCATCACCGTGCCCGGCTACCGCTACCTGCCGGTCCATCGCGACGTGTACGGGTACTCGCCGCGCCCCATCTATGCGCACAACTACCCTCGCTCGCTCGACCGGTACAGGCCAG TGTACCATGTGCCGAGGCGCATCCGACGAGGCGTCGACCCCTTCGACGCTCACAAGGCGTGGCAGGACCATCTTGACCGCCTGGCCGCGATCGACCGCCTGTACCCCTCCCGCTACGGTCTCTACCTCAAGGACCGGGCATACCCCATCACCGACCTGAGCGCCCCCGTCGTCGACCACCTGCAGCCCAAGAGTCTGAAAGGAATCGAATATGAACCCGACAACAAGCCCCACTGGGGATCAg GAGCGAGCCCGGAGCGGATATCGGACGCGTTCAAAAAGGATCCCTTTTTCGCTGATGCCGAAAAATGGGGGGATTTTGATCGCTCGCTCCGAGGGATGTCGCCCACGCCCGTGAAGCCGAGGATCAGCCCCCCGCGGGACTGCGAGGTCGCGTACGACGCCGACG GTGCGCCGCTGTACACCGCCGGTGGAATGCGCCGCCGGCCGTGGGCGGACATTTTCAACCCGAGCCCTTCCCTGCCGATCCAAGCGATCACGAGGGACCCCTTCTGGTACGACTGGCCGGAGCTGAAGCCGCTCGCGCGGTGGGACCGCAGCCCGTCTTACATCCGGGACTCGTATCTGTCGCCGGTGAAGCGCACCTTCCTCTGGGACAAGCACCCCATCAGGCCGCTAG cTGCTGCGTACTAA
- the LOC125235198 gene encoding uncharacterized protein LOC125235198 isoform X1, whose amino-acid sequence MFKSHLEMIGRNETASKKARFWQSFVRSLKGSEDIRAEERYRPTRRSVFPELTYPYTKSIYDDPVAAAERITVPGYRYLPVHRDVYGYSPRPIYAHNYPRSLDRYRPVYHVPRRIRRGVDPFDAHKAWQDHLDRLAAIDRLYPSRYGLYLKDRAYPITDLSAPVVDHLQPKSLKGIEYEPDNKPHWGSGASPERISDAFKKDPFFADAEKWGDFDRSLRGMSPTPVKPRISPPRDCEVAYDADGAPLYTAGGMRRRPWADIFNPSPSLPIQAITRDPFWYDWPELKPLARWDRSPSYIRDSYLSPVKRTFLWDKHPIRPLDLMVADALTVGDLSSTMPFMHSL is encoded by the exons ATGTTTAAAAGTCATTTAGAAATGATTGGCAGAAATGAGACGGCATCGAAGAAAGCCAGATTTTGGCAATCCTTCGTCCGATCTCTTAAAG GATCGGAAGACATCAGAGCCGAGGAGAGATACAGGCCCACGCGCCGCAGCGTGTTCCCCGAGCTGACCTACCCCTACACCAAGTCCATCTACGACGACCCCGTGGCGGCCGCCGAGCGCATCACCGTGCCCGGCTACCGCTACCTGCCGGTCCATCGCGACGTGTACGGGTACTCGCCGCGCCCCATCTATGCGCACAACTACCCTCGCTCGCTCGACCGGTACAGGCCAG TGTACCATGTGCCGAGGCGCATCCGACGAGGCGTCGACCCCTTCGACGCTCACAAGGCGTGGCAGGACCATCTTGACCGCCTGGCCGCGATCGACCGCCTGTACCCCTCCCGCTACGGTCTCTACCTCAAGGACCGGGCATACCCCATCACCGACCTGAGCGCCCCCGTCGTCGACCACCTGCAGCCCAAGAGTCTGAAAGGAATCGAATATGAACCCGACAACAAGCCCCACTGGGGATCAg GAGCGAGCCCGGAGCGGATATCGGACGCGTTCAAAAAGGATCCCTTTTTCGCTGATGCCGAAAAATGGGGGGATTTTGATCGCTCGCTCCGAGGGATGTCGCCCACGCCCGTGAAGCCGAGGATCAGCCCCCCGCGGGACTGCGAGGTCGCGTACGACGCCGACG GTGCGCCGCTGTACACCGCCGGTGGAATGCGCCGCCGGCCGTGGGCGGACATTTTCAACCCGAGCCCTTCCCTGCCGATCCAAGCGATCACGAGGGACCCCTTCTGGTACGACTGGCCGGAGCTGAAGCCGCTCGCGCGGTGGGACCGCAGCCCGTCTTACATCCGGGACTCGTATCTGTCGCCGGTGAAGCGCACCTTCCTCTGGGACAAGCACCCCATCAGGCCGCTAG ATTTAATGGTCGCTGACGCACTCACCGTGGGTGACCTCAGCAGCACTATGCCCTTCATGCATAGTCTATAA
- the LOC125235198 gene encoding uncharacterized protein LOC125235198 isoform X5 yields MFKSHLEMIGRNETASKKARFWQSFVRSLKGSEDIRAEERYRPTRRSVFPELTYPYTKSIYDDPVAAAERITVPGYRYLPVHRDVYGYSPRPIYAHNYPRSLDRYRPA; encoded by the exons ATGTTTAAAAGTCATTTAGAAATGATTGGCAGAAATGAGACGGCATCGAAGAAAGCCAGATTTTGGCAATCCTTCGTCCGATCTCTTAAAG GATCGGAAGACATCAGAGCCGAGGAGAGATACAGGCCCACGCGCCGCAGCGTGTTCCCCGAGCTGACCTACCCCTACACCAAGTCCATCTACGACGACCCCGTGGCGGCCGCCGAGCGCATCACCGTGCCCGGCTACCGCTACCTGCCGGTCCATCGCGACGTGTACGGGTACTCGCCGCGCCCCATCTATGCGCACAACTACCCTCGCTCGCTCGACCGGTACAGGCCAG CATAA
- the LOC125235198 gene encoding uncharacterized protein LOC125235198 isoform X4, with protein sequence MFKSHLEMIGRNETASKKARFWQSFVRSLKGSEDIRAEERYRPTRRSVFPELTYPYTKSIYDDPVAAAERITVPGYRYLPVHRDVYGYSPRPIYAHNYPRSLDRYRPVYHVPRRIRRGVDPFDAHKAWQDHLDRLAAIDRLYPSRYGLYLKDRAYPITDLSAPVVDHLQPKSLKGIEYEPDNKPHWGSAAAY encoded by the exons ATGTTTAAAAGTCATTTAGAAATGATTGGCAGAAATGAGACGGCATCGAAGAAAGCCAGATTTTGGCAATCCTTCGTCCGATCTCTTAAAG GATCGGAAGACATCAGAGCCGAGGAGAGATACAGGCCCACGCGCCGCAGCGTGTTCCCCGAGCTGACCTACCCCTACACCAAGTCCATCTACGACGACCCCGTGGCGGCCGCCGAGCGCATCACCGTGCCCGGCTACCGCTACCTGCCGGTCCATCGCGACGTGTACGGGTACTCGCCGCGCCCCATCTATGCGCACAACTACCCTCGCTCGCTCGACCGGTACAGGCCAG TGTACCATGTGCCGAGGCGCATCCGACGAGGCGTCGACCCCTTCGACGCTCACAAGGCGTGGCAGGACCATCTTGACCGCCTGGCCGCGATCGACCGCCTGTACCCCTCCCGCTACGGTCTCTACCTCAAGGACCGGGCATACCCCATCACCGACCTGAGCGCCCCCGTCGTCGACCACCTGCAGCCCAAGAGTCTGAAAGGAATCGAATATGAACCCGACAACAAGCCCCACTGGGGATCAg cTGCTGCGTACTAA